A genomic window from Candidatus Andeanibacterium colombiense includes:
- the cydX gene encoding cytochrome bd-I oxidase subunit CydX: MWYFSWILGLGLAVAFGILNGLWHEFHTDPDEDLTL; the protein is encoded by the coding sequence ATGTGGTATTTCAGCTGGATATTGGGCCTTGGCCTGGCCGTTGCCTTCGGGATCCTGAACGGGCTCTGGCATGAATTTCATACCGACCCGGATGAAGACCTGACGCTTTAG
- the cydD gene encoding thiol reductant ABC exporter subunit CydD: MAAALASAAHFGLTTSNREGLLASLAGLIIAAAARAGVQAAATGSGQKAAVRAKQGWRRRAFVAVLTASAGSRTMLGEQVADTTDRIEDLDGYYARFLPLRYSAVATPLLIAAAAAMASWVAAALLLATLAPFVLGMILAGTAASRAAARQLGTLSRLSGLFIDRVRALPVIISFGAQERISRQLAEATHEVANRTLTVLRVAFLSSAVLEFFAALSVALVAVYCGFNLLGLLPFPAPETLDLRRALFVLVLAPEFYLPMRRLAAAYHDKQIGEAAMARLAALPPPSPDPAPAPLLRAPAIAIDSLIVDYGERQVGPFTLTIPAGRMTVLSGPTGTGKTSLLNALIGLAPARGAILVDRGPLAKVGLRGQVSWAGQATALLPGTIADNIRLARPGASDRDVEDAARRAGLLALVIRRSAGLATRLDARGSGLSGGERRRIGIARALLRDAHLWLLDEPTADLDRQSADAIMHEIRQATAGRTILIVTHDPRIAAIADQHVSLA; encoded by the coding sequence ATGGCTGCCGCCCTCGCCAGCGCCGCGCATTTTGGTCTCACAACGTCCAACCGCGAGGGATTGCTGGCGTCTTTGGCGGGACTGATAATCGCGGCGGCGGCGCGTGCAGGTGTTCAGGCAGCCGCGACGGGGTCCGGCCAGAAGGCAGCGGTACGAGCCAAGCAGGGCTGGCGGCGACGCGCTTTTGTCGCGGTCCTCACAGCCTCCGCCGGTTCGCGGACCATGCTTGGCGAACAGGTCGCCGACACAACAGACCGGATCGAGGATCTGGATGGCTATTATGCCCGCTTTCTGCCGCTGCGTTATTCCGCAGTGGCGACGCCGCTGCTCATCGCAGCTGCTGCGGCAATGGCGAGTTGGGTGGCTGCAGCGCTCCTGCTGGCGACGCTCGCGCCGTTTGTGCTGGGAATGATCCTGGCGGGCACGGCTGCCAGCCGCGCTGCCGCCCGCCAGCTCGGCACACTCAGCCGCCTGTCTGGCCTGTTCATCGATCGGGTCAGGGCCCTGCCGGTCATCATCAGCTTCGGGGCGCAGGAAAGGATCAGCCGGCAGCTGGCCGAGGCCACGCACGAAGTCGCAAACCGCACTCTGACCGTACTGCGGGTCGCTTTCCTGTCGAGCGCGGTCCTTGAATTCTTCGCCGCTCTCTCGGTTGCGCTGGTGGCGGTCTATTGCGGCTTCAACCTGCTGGGATTGCTGCCCTTCCCAGCACCGGAGACCCTCGATCTTCGTCGCGCGCTCTTCGTGCTGGTGCTGGCGCCGGAATTCTATCTGCCGATGCGCCGGTTGGCCGCGGCCTATCACGACAAGCAGATCGGGGAAGCAGCAATGGCGCGCCTTGCGGCGCTGCCTCCACCCTCGCCCGATCCCGCGCCCGCTCCCTTGCTGCGAGCCCCGGCAATCGCAATCGATAGTTTGATCGTGGATTATGGCGAACGGCAGGTGGGACCATTTACGCTAACCATCCCCGCCGGCCGTATGACCGTGCTGTCAGGGCCGACCGGAACTGGAAAAACCAGCCTGTTGAACGCTTTGATCGGCCTCGCTCCGGCAAGGGGCGCCATCCTGGTCGACCGCGGGCCGTTGGCGAAGGTGGGTCTGCGCGGCCAGGTCAGTTGGGCAGGTCAGGCGACCGCGCTTCTGCCTGGCACGATCGCGGACAATATCCGGTTGGCGCGGCCCGGCGCATCGGATCGGGACGTGGAGGATGCCGCTCGCCGCGCGGGGCTGCTTGCCTTGGTTATAAGGCGCTCTGCGGGCCTCGCCACGCGGCTGGATGCACGCGGTTCGGGTCTTTCCGGCGGTGAGCGCCGCCGGATCGGCATCGCGCGCGCGCTGCTGCGCGACGCGCACCTGTGGTTGCTCGATGAACCGACAGCAGATCTGGACCGCCAGTCTGCCGATGCGATCATGCATGAAATCCGCCAGGCGACCGCCGGCCGGACCATCCTGATCGTGACCCACGATCCGCGCATCGCGGCAATTGCCGACCAGCATGTGAGCCTGGCATGA
- a CDS encoding cytochrome ubiquinol oxidase subunit I → MDMAVIELSRLQFALTALYHFLFVPLTLGLSFMLVIMESVYVMTGRTIWRTVTRFWSKLFGINFVLGVATGLTMEFEFGTNWSYFSHYVGDIFGAPLAIEGLMAFFLEATFVGLMFFGWDKLSQRQHLFTTFMVALGSNLSALWILIANGWMQHPVGSRFNPDTMRMEVTDFAAVLFNPVAQAKFVHTVSAGYVTASVFVLGVSAWYILKGKWVAVAKRSFTVAAAFGLASSLSVVVLGDESGYALTDNQKMKLASLEAMWHTEPAPAGIAVFGIPSLEGRDTRYEIKIPYVLGLISTRSLTGQVEGITELVAKAQGRIENGIQAYDAVEKLKLNRTDMAAREQFERHKLDLGYAMLLKRFVADPREATPDQIVQAAWSTVPNVPVMFWVFRVMAGLGFFFIGFFVLAFYFSTVRRFGARWFLRAAVWIIPLPWLAAEFGWVLAEIGRQPWAIEGVLPTFLGASSLTVGQLWITIVGFTLLYGTLAVIEVRLMLAAIRKGPFDHEGELSEGAAEGHGYKPLPAE, encoded by the coding sequence ATGGATATGGCTGTAATCGAGCTCTCGCGCCTCCAGTTCGCATTGACTGCGCTCTATCACTTCCTGTTCGTGCCGCTCACGCTTGGTCTGTCGTTCATGCTCGTCATCATGGAGAGCGTCTATGTGATGACGGGGCGGACGATCTGGCGGACGGTCACGCGCTTCTGGTCGAAGCTGTTCGGGATCAACTTCGTCCTCGGCGTGGCCACGGGCCTGACGATGGAATTCGAATTCGGCACGAATTGGTCTTATTTCTCGCATTATGTCGGCGACATTTTCGGCGCTCCGCTGGCGATCGAAGGTTTGATGGCCTTCTTCCTCGAGGCGACTTTCGTGGGCCTGATGTTCTTCGGCTGGGACAAGCTTTCGCAGCGCCAACATCTCTTCACTACCTTCATGGTCGCGCTGGGTTCGAACCTGTCCGCACTGTGGATTCTCATTGCCAATGGCTGGATGCAGCACCCGGTGGGCTCGCGCTTCAATCCGGACACGATGCGGATGGAAGTGACTGACTTCGCGGCGGTGCTGTTCAATCCCGTCGCGCAGGCGAAGTTCGTTCACACCGTCAGTGCCGGTTATGTGACGGCATCGGTCTTCGTGCTCGGCGTCTCGGCATGGTATATCCTCAAGGGCAAATGGGTGGCGGTCGCCAAGCGCTCCTTCACCGTCGCCGCCGCCTTCGGGCTTGCGTCGTCGCTATCGGTTGTCGTGCTGGGCGACGAATCGGGCTATGCACTCACGGACAATCAGAAAATGAAATTGGCCTCCCTGGAGGCCATGTGGCACACCGAGCCTGCGCCCGCCGGCATCGCCGTCTTCGGCATACCCAGTCTCGAAGGGCGGGATACGCGTTACGAAATCAAGATCCCCTATGTGCTGGGCCTGATCTCGACGCGCAGCCTGACCGGCCAGGTCGAGGGGATCACCGAACTCGTCGCGAAGGCGCAGGGTCGGATCGAAAACGGCATTCAGGCCTATGACGCGGTCGAGAAGCTAAAGCTCAATCGTACCGACATGGCTGCGCGCGAGCAGTTCGAGCGGCACAAGCTCGATCTGGGCTATGCTATGCTGCTCAAGCGCTTTGTCGCGGATCCCCGCGAAGCGACGCCCGATCAGATTGTCCAGGCCGCTTGGTCCACGGTGCCGAACGTGCCGGTGATGTTCTGGGTGTTCCGGGTGATGGCGGGCCTAGGCTTCTTCTTCATCGGTTTTTTCGTCCTGGCCTTCTACTTTTCGACTGTGCGCCGCTTCGGTGCGCGTTGGTTCCTGCGCGCCGCGGTATGGATCATTCCGCTCCCCTGGCTCGCTGCCGAGTTCGGCTGGGTGCTTGCCGAAATCGGACGGCAACCCTGGGCGATCGAGGGTGTGCTGCCGACCTTCCTGGGTGCTTCAAGCCTGACCGTCGGTCAGCTCTGGATTACGATCGTTGGATTTACCCTTCTTTATGGAACGCTGGCCGTGATCGAAGTGCGGCTTATGCTGGCGGCGATCCGCAAAGGACCGTTCGACCACGAAGGCGAGCTGTCGGAGGGAGCTGCAGAGGGGCACGGCTACAAGCCGTTGCCCGCCGAATAA
- a CDS encoding metalloregulator ArsR/SmtB family transcription factor gives MADSLSDEQIGAIAETMRALGHETRLRLMDTIFAEGEKSVGELEALTGIGQPGLSQQLAILRKAELVTTRRAAKQVYYSVAAEALETVARFLGGLASLAPGEAASQTGHPTSRRSRGSAAMFAKIL, from the coding sequence ATGGCGGATAGTCTATCCGACGAGCAGATAGGAGCGATCGCCGAGACGATGCGCGCGCTCGGTCATGAAACCCGGCTGCGCCTGATGGACACGATCTTTGCGGAAGGCGAGAAATCGGTTGGCGAACTCGAGGCGCTAACCGGCATCGGTCAACCGGGGCTCTCGCAACAGCTTGCCATCCTGCGCAAGGCGGAGCTTGTAACGACGCGGCGGGCTGCAAAACAGGTCTATTACAGCGTCGCGGCGGAAGCGCTGGAAACAGTCGCTCGCTTTCTGGGTGGGCTGGCCAGTCTGGCTCCGGGCGAGGCAGCCAGCCAGACGGGGCATCCGACCTCGCGGCGCTCACGCGGATCCGCGGCGATGTTCGCAAAGATTCTCTAG
- a CDS encoding TetR/AcrR family transcriptional regulator — MLTEKKRSKAAHAVPAAPDLAARSEPVQERAIRSRAHILAVGRALLGEVGLDAFNTNLLAERADVRVRTIYRYFPNKLAVIAAIGEELIGKWANWESVYFDELVKPTSDWRALLVGLIGEWFGVVVRENGSWAVLQAMNAIPELRELDRVTFSRIAASWEAAIRARAPDAKTDVTALSYGIVSTFYGFIDSYMRVPEAVREQIPEQLHAMITARLGAVFNDGGQDAAR; from the coding sequence ATGCTGACAGAAAAGAAACGATCGAAGGCCGCACATGCGGTGCCCGCGGCGCCTGATCTGGCTGCCAGATCCGAACCGGTGCAGGAACGCGCGATCAGGTCGCGCGCGCATATCCTCGCGGTCGGCAGGGCGCTGCTGGGAGAAGTGGGCCTCGACGCGTTCAACACCAATCTGCTGGCGGAACGGGCCGACGTGCGGGTTCGCACGATCTATCGCTACTTCCCCAACAAGCTCGCCGTGATCGCGGCCATCGGCGAGGAGCTGATAGGCAAGTGGGCGAATTGGGAATCGGTCTACTTTGACGAACTCGTGAAGCCGACCAGCGACTGGCGGGCACTTCTTGTAGGACTGATCGGCGAGTGGTTCGGAGTGGTCGTGCGCGAGAACGGCAGTTGGGCGGTGCTGCAGGCGATGAACGCGATACCCGAATTGCGCGAACTTGACCGCGTGACGTTCAGCCGGATCGCGGCGAGTTGGGAGGCTGCGATCCGCGCCCGCGCGCCGGATGCAAAGACGGATGTGACCGCGCTGTCATATGGCATCGTCAGCACATTCTATGGGTTCATCGATAGCTATATGCGTGTTCCGGAAGCCGTCCGCGAACAGATTCCCGAACAGCTGCACGCGATGATAACCGCGCGCTTGGGTGCGGTGTTCAATGACGGGGGGCAGGATGCGGCGCGTTGA
- a CDS encoding TonB-dependent receptor, whose translation MGCKSKLLISSAIILVGLAAPGAAWADEAAPQPANTDEIVVTAGRRAQSLSEVPSNISAVTGDMLENAGVTDVNSFTRLIPGVVMLDEGPRASGNRNTLIIRGLNANAMNPNDDNPSNTQEAVSTYFGETPVFFPLKLIDIDRIELLRGPQGTLYGSGSVGGTMRIIPKAPDLSHFSAEVNAEGSLTAHSGDPSYDLSAVLNVPIASTLGLRMSGGYQHLGGFIDALGLVQMDGTDKFHPGAPVLADPANPLTSPAATKAPEKDVNDGYTAYFRAAMLFEPTDGFNATLRYTFQHTLVNDRYEENPYYGTGEHYVHYKDNLDPQESDIHIGSLDVNVDVGFAQMTSATSYSQAHAKSSSDSSPFLRVNIPQYYFGFPRLIAPIYREQTRKVFTQELRLVSKPGGAFDWIVGAYYNRNHLDFSMDQRMPGLSDYVNALYGLNPPLDFGDVLAYGGQDKVTQEGALYGELTWHATDKLSLTGGIRGFKLKTTGTSGIPLPFASRTTSWYYGIPLDEFLLGGIEPLSYKDSGVIFRANAAYDLTPNTLLYATFAQGYRGGGSNALPLTDPAGNDNSQLLQYDPDKVNSYEVGLKGDLGRLSYSATGFWIDWSNMQQQLVSQLGVSYVGNVPGARSRGIELSLAGSITDRLSMALGYSYTDAEVTKSFLLNASLPETLIAPGSPLPGSSKHMATASVDYDAPLSDELGLKLHGDISYRSPSQSTFADIDIIVGGVDTFTGDNFIRFGSATVLNLSATLDFQSYSLTLFANNITSELGTNSGNAEEYYGAKSQTYGVLRPRTIGLRANFKFGN comes from the coding sequence ATGGGTTGCAAATCGAAGCTGCTGATCTCGTCCGCAATCATTCTCGTGGGCCTGGCTGCACCTGGCGCGGCATGGGCGGATGAAGCCGCGCCGCAGCCGGCCAACACCGACGAGATCGTCGTGACCGCAGGCCGCCGGGCTCAATCGCTCAGCGAAGTCCCGTCGAACATCTCGGCCGTCACCGGCGACATGCTCGAGAACGCCGGGGTGACCGACGTCAACAGCTTCACCCGGCTGATCCCCGGCGTGGTGATGCTGGACGAAGGGCCGCGCGCCTCCGGCAACCGCAACACGCTGATCATTCGCGGACTCAACGCCAATGCGATGAACCCCAATGACGACAACCCAAGCAATACGCAGGAAGCCGTTTCCACCTATTTCGGCGAAACGCCGGTGTTCTTCCCGCTCAAGCTGATCGACATCGATCGGATCGAGCTGCTGCGCGGGCCGCAAGGCACGCTCTACGGCTCGGGCTCGGTCGGCGGCACAATGCGGATCATTCCCAAGGCGCCGGACCTGTCCCATTTCTCAGCCGAGGTGAATGCGGAAGGCTCACTTACTGCCCACTCCGGCGATCCGAGCTACGATCTTTCCGCCGTCCTCAACGTGCCTATCGCCTCGACCCTAGGGCTGCGGATGAGCGGCGGATACCAGCACCTCGGGGGTTTCATCGACGCGCTCGGCCTGGTCCAGATGGACGGCACCGACAAGTTCCATCCCGGCGCCCCGGTGCTCGCGGATCCGGCCAACCCACTGACCAGCCCGGCCGCGACCAAGGCGCCCGAGAAGGACGTGAACGACGGCTATACCGCCTATTTCCGGGCCGCGATGCTGTTTGAACCCACGGACGGGTTCAACGCGACCCTGCGCTATACCTTCCAGCATACGCTGGTGAACGACCGCTACGAAGAGAACCCTTACTACGGAACCGGGGAGCACTACGTCCACTACAAGGACAATCTCGATCCGCAGGAATCCGATATCCACATCGGCAGCCTGGACGTGAATGTCGATGTCGGCTTTGCCCAGATGACCTCCGCGACGTCCTATTCGCAGGCGCATGCGAAGTCATCGTCGGATTCCTCGCCATTCCTGCGGGTCAACATCCCGCAATATTACTTTGGCTTTCCGCGCCTGATCGCACCGATTTACCGCGAGCAGACCCGCAAGGTCTTCACCCAGGAACTGCGCCTGGTCTCGAAGCCGGGCGGTGCCTTCGACTGGATCGTCGGCGCTTACTACAACCGCAACCACCTCGACTTCTCGATGGACCAGCGCATGCCGGGGCTGAGCGACTATGTGAACGCGCTCTACGGCCTGAACCCTCCGCTCGATTTCGGCGATGTGCTGGCCTACGGCGGGCAGGACAAGGTCACGCAGGAAGGCGCGCTCTATGGCGAGCTGACCTGGCACGCGACCGACAAATTGTCGCTCACCGGCGGGATACGGGGGTTCAAGCTCAAGACCACCGGTACCTCGGGCATTCCGCTGCCCTTCGCCTCGCGAACGACTTCGTGGTATTACGGCATTCCGCTAGACGAGTTTTTGCTCGGCGGGATCGAGCCGCTGTCTTACAAGGATAGCGGCGTCATCTTCCGCGCGAACGCGGCCTATGACCTCACCCCGAACACCCTGCTCTACGCGACCTTCGCCCAAGGCTATCGCGGCGGCGGCAGCAATGCGCTGCCGTTGACCGATCCCGCCGGCAACGACAACAGCCAGCTGCTGCAATACGATCCCGACAAGGTGAATAGCTACGAGGTCGGGCTCAAGGGCGATCTCGGCCGGCTGAGCTACAGCGCGACCGGCTTCTGGATCGACTGGAGCAACATGCAGCAACAGCTGGTCAGCCAGTTGGGGGTTTCCTATGTCGGCAATGTCCCGGGGGCCCGTTCGCGCGGGATCGAACTGTCGCTGGCAGGCTCGATAACCGACCGCCTGAGCATGGCGCTGGGCTACAGCTACACCGATGCCGAGGTAACCAAGTCCTTCCTGCTCAACGCGTCGCTTCCGGAAACGCTGATTGCTCCCGGATCGCCGCTGCCCGGCTCATCGAAGCATATGGCGACCGCGAGCGTGGATTACGATGCGCCGCTGTCGGACGAGCTTGGCCTGAAACTGCACGGCGATATTTCCTACCGCTCGCCGTCGCAAAGCACCTTCGCCGATATCGATATCATCGTCGGCGGGGTGGACACTTTTACCGGCGACAATTTCATCCGCTTCGGCTCGGCCACGGTGCTGAATCTCTCGGCCACGCTCGACTTCCAGAGCTATTCGCTGACCCTGTTCGCGAACAACATTACAAGCGAGCTGGGGACCAACAGCGGCAACGCCGAGGAGTATTATGGCGCGAAGAGCCAGACCTATGGCGTGCTCAGACCACGGACGATCGGCCTCAGGGCCAATTTCAAGTTCGGGAATTGA
- the cydB gene encoding cytochrome d ubiquinol oxidase subunit II, with translation MALPIDYETLRLIWWILMGVLLIGFALTDGFDLGVAALLPFVAKTDAERRMVINSIGATWEGNQVWFILGGGAIFAAWPFVYAVSFSGFYLAMFLVLAALILRPVGFKYRSKRPDRTWRSRWDWALFVGGFVPALVFGVAVGNVLTGIPFRLDGDLRAFYDGSLLGLFHPFSLLAGLLSVAMLVLHGASWLAIKVERGAVHDRARTFGQVAAVCAILLFAIGGLMAARGGMGFRIVGVIEPAGPSNPHLVAMVAAPGAWMNNYATHSWMLLAPLLGFSGPLIALAGIRTGREALAFGGSSLGTLGIISTVGLSMFPFILPSSIDPASSLTVWNASSSHLTLFIMLLVTVTFLPVVLLYTAWVYKVLFGRITLKDVGTNPDFY, from the coding sequence GTGGCACTTCCCATCGACTATGAGACTCTTCGCCTGATCTGGTGGATTCTGATGGGCGTTTTGCTGATCGGATTTGCGCTGACCGACGGGTTCGATCTCGGCGTGGCCGCCCTGCTGCCCTTCGTTGCCAAGACCGATGCCGAGCGGCGTATGGTCATTAATTCGATAGGTGCGACCTGGGAAGGCAACCAAGTGTGGTTCATCCTGGGGGGCGGTGCGATCTTTGCCGCCTGGCCGTTCGTCTATGCGGTGAGTTTCTCCGGGTTCTACCTTGCCATGTTCCTGGTTCTGGCGGCGCTGATCCTGCGCCCGGTCGGTTTTAAATATCGCTCCAAACGGCCAGACAGGACATGGCGCAGCCGCTGGGATTGGGCGCTATTCGTCGGTGGCTTCGTGCCGGCGCTGGTCTTCGGCGTGGCTGTGGGCAACGTGTTGACCGGCATTCCCTTCCGCCTCGATGGCGACCTGCGGGCCTTCTACGACGGTAGCCTGCTCGGCCTGTTCCATCCCTTCTCGCTGCTGGCTGGCCTGCTCTCGGTCGCGATGCTGGTCCTGCACGGCGCAAGTTGGCTGGCGATCAAGGTAGAGCGCGGCGCGGTCCATGACCGCGCCAGGACGTTCGGGCAGGTCGCTGCGGTCTGTGCCATCCTGCTCTTCGCCATCGGCGGGCTGATGGCGGCGCGCGGCGGCATGGGCTTCCGCATCGTGGGCGTAATCGAGCCTGCGGGGCCATCCAATCCGCATCTGGTGGCCATGGTCGCCGCGCCAGGCGCCTGGATGAACAATTATGCGACCCATTCCTGGATGTTGCTTGCGCCGTTGCTGGGTTTTTCCGGGCCGCTGATCGCGCTCGCCGGAATCCGGACCGGCCGTGAGGCGCTTGCCTTCGGGGGCTCGTCGCTCGGGACCCTCGGAATCATCTCCACCGTCGGCCTGTCGATGTTCCCCTTCATCCTGCCCAGTTCGATCGATCCGGCGTCCAGCCTGACTGTCTGGAACGCCTCCTCCAGCCATCTGACCCTGTTTATCATGTTGCTGGTGACGGTGACCTTCCTGCCCGTCGTTCTGCTCTACACCGCTTGGGTCTACAAAGTTCTCTTTGGGCGCATCACGCTCAAGGATGTCGGAACCAACCCGGATTTCTACTGA
- a CDS encoding ATP-binding cassette domain-containing protein: MIDLDLQALLSSASREQRRSMRFAILYAIMAVVSAVALLGLSGWFITCAALAGIAGIAAVQAFNYLLPSAAIRLLAIVRTLSRYGERVQGHKAALQTLATIRADIFQRFVEAPDMGRVSGDMAAALLQDVEALEDRFIRMPGTLGAFAGAGAALLLCAAAGWAAAMAVFAIVIMTLGTSYLLAGRLLPAPARRIQDAIARLKQDVVEYAACSAEIVAYILGESVEDDLHRRAAEMDRARLAFARGEALLAAIVTLMGGIAMAAVIALSTAPLPVTLLAGLAAAGAIEASGAAVRSIGRDATVAAGFHRLSSLVARTHQPPLARLPLQGMRITIGTGADAIEMRSGARLAVTGLSGSGKTTLLTLLAGLHDNSGVAVTIDGRPMADCPAPDRRSLFALSPQDAQVIAGTIADNLRLARSRLSDAALWDALGLACLADEVRAMPQGLMTWIGDSGAQLSGGQRKRLSLARALLAGRPWLLLDEPSEGLDVATEQQLKGNLAAWLDRTQSGLIVVTHRPAMLALADRRLTIAT; the protein is encoded by the coding sequence ATGATCGATTTAGACCTCCAGGCCCTGCTGTCGAGCGCGAGCCGTGAGCAGCGCCGGTCAATGCGTTTTGCGATCCTCTACGCGATCATGGCGGTCGTAAGCGCCGTAGCGTTACTGGGCCTGTCAGGCTGGTTCATCACCTGCGCTGCACTGGCGGGCATTGCGGGCATCGCCGCAGTCCAGGCGTTCAACTATCTCCTGCCGAGCGCCGCCATCCGCCTGCTGGCGATCGTCCGGACCCTGTCGCGCTATGGCGAACGCGTTCAGGGCCACAAGGCAGCGCTTCAAACGCTAGCCACCATCCGGGCGGATATCTTTCAACGCTTCGTCGAGGCGCCCGACATGGGCCGCGTCTCAGGCGACATGGCGGCCGCCCTGCTGCAAGATGTCGAAGCGCTGGAAGACCGCTTCATCCGCATGCCCGGCACGCTGGGGGCGTTTGCAGGCGCCGGCGCCGCTTTGCTGTTATGCGCCGCGGCGGGCTGGGCCGCCGCCATGGCGGTTTTCGCCATCGTAATCATGACCTTGGGGACATCATACTTGCTGGCCGGGCGCCTCCTCCCCGCCCCGGCGCGTCGGATTCAGGACGCGATCGCCCGGCTCAAGCAAGATGTCGTGGAATATGCCGCCTGTTCGGCGGAGATCGTCGCCTATATTTTGGGGGAGAGCGTCGAAGATGATCTGCACAGACGTGCGGCGGAAATGGATCGGGCTCGGCTCGCATTTGCGCGCGGCGAAGCGCTGCTGGCGGCGATCGTCACGCTGATGGGCGGCATCGCGATGGCTGCGGTCATCGCGCTATCCACCGCGCCGCTTCCCGTGACGCTGCTGGCCGGACTTGCGGCCGCCGGCGCGATCGAGGCGAGTGGCGCAGCGGTACGCTCAATCGGGCGCGACGCGACGGTCGCCGCAGGGTTCCATCGGCTCTCAAGCCTGGTCGCCCGCACGCACCAGCCGCCCTTGGCGCGACTGCCTCTGCAGGGGATGCGGATCACGATCGGAACAGGTGCCGATGCAATTGAGATGCGATCCGGCGCCAGGCTGGCGGTCACCGGCCTGTCCGGCAGTGGCAAGACAACGCTCCTCACCTTACTCGCCGGCTTGCATGACAATAGTGGCGTGGCGGTTACCATCGACGGCCGCCCAATGGCCGATTGCCCGGCACCGGATCGCCGGTCGCTGTTCGCGCTGTCGCCCCAGGATGCGCAGGTGATTGCCGGCACGATCGCCGACAATCTCCGGCTTGCGCGCTCCCGCCTGTCCGACGCAGCGCTGTGGGATGCCCTAGGACTCGCTTGCCTTGCCGATGAGGTTCGCGCGATGCCGCAAGGCCTGATGACCTGGATCGGGGATAGCGGAGCACAGCTATCCGGGGGTCAGCGCAAGCGGCTGTCCCTTGCCAGAGCCTTGCTCGCCGGGCGTCCGTGGCTGCTGCTGGACGAACCCAGCGAAGGCTTGGACGTGGCGACCGAACAGCAGTTGAAAGGCAATCTCGCCGCCTGGCTGGACAGGACACAATCCGGGCTGATCGTGGTCACGCACCGGCCCGCGATGCTCGCGTTGGCAGACCGGCGGTTGACGATCGCGACCTAA
- a CDS encoding peroxiredoxin — MPEMTAAIAGSTAMLQIGDPAPNFRARTTMGVKNLSDFRGRWLVLFSHPADFTPVCTSEFVALARASDRFNALGCDLLAVSVDSLYSHLAWIKAIRESFDVTVSFPIVEDPSLVIGRAYGMISDRSPDAATMRSTYFIDPEGTVRAMISYPATVGRSVEEMLRVLAALQRIDIDNVVTPEGWHPGDDVLLPPYQDQASLIGGMDDPRWFCRIRPDRKGGDSDGG; from the coding sequence ATGCCCGAGATGACTGCCGCCATCGCCGGCTCCACCGCTATGCTCCAGATCGGGGATCCCGCCCCCAATTTCCGGGCACGCACCACGATGGGGGTAAAGAACCTCTCGGATTTCCGCGGGCGCTGGTTGGTCCTGTTTTCCCACCCCGCAGACTTTACGCCGGTCTGCACCAGTGAGTTCGTCGCGCTGGCGCGGGCCTCGGATCGTTTCAACGCGCTCGGGTGCGACCTTCTCGCCGTGTCCGTGGATAGCCTCTATTCCCATCTGGCGTGGATCAAGGCCATTCGCGAATCCTTCGATGTCACGGTCAGCTTCCCGATCGTCGAAGATCCCTCGCTTGTGATCGGCCGTGCTTACGGCATGATCTCCGACCGGTCACCGGATGCAGCGACGATGCGCTCCACCTATTTCATCGATCCGGAAGGGACCGTCCGGGCGATGATCAGCTATCCCGCCACGGTCGGTCGGTCGGTCGAGGAGATGCTACGAGTGCTGGCTGCGCTGCAGCGGATCGATATCGACAATGTGGTTACGCCCGAAGGCTGGCATCCGGGCGACGATGTTCTCTTGCCGCCATATCAAGATCAGGCCTCCCTCATCGGGGGAATGGATGACCCTCGCTGGTTTTGCAGGATCCGGCCTGATCGGAAAGGGGGAGATTCCGATGGCGGATAG